One region of Oncorhynchus mykiss isolate Arlee chromosome 8, USDA_OmykA_1.1, whole genome shotgun sequence genomic DNA includes:
- the LOC110530001 gene encoding ATP-dependent zinc metalloprotease YME1L1 isoform X6, producing MEPDGFTPSFMKGLLTRDKGMEVETLDKLLKSKNIPDGQQDSFKTGFAEGFLKSQALTQRKQDSLRRTRFILLVLLLVGLYGLSKTPFLSVRFRTTSGLDSVDPVQMKNVTFEHVKGVEEAKNELQEVVEFLRSPEKFTVLGGRLPKGILLVGPPGTGKTLLARAVAGEADVPFYYATGSEFDEMFVGVGASRIRNLFREAKANAPCVIFIDELDSVGGKRIESPMHPYSRQTINQLLAEMDGFKPNEGVIIIGATNFPEALDNALIRPGRFDMQVTVSKPDVKGRTEILNWYLRKIKVDPDIEAGIIARGTVGFSGADLENLVNQAALKAAVDGKNMVTLKELEFAKDKILMGPERRSVEIDKKNKEITAYHESGHAIVAYYTKDAMPINKATIMPRGPSLGHVSMLPEDDRWSETRAQLLAQMDVSMGGRVAEEIIFGNEFITTGASSDFDAATKIARMMVTRFGMCERLGVMTYADQTKQSPETQAAIEHEVRILLKDSYERARALLKSHAKEHKNLATALLQYETLDAKEIKMVLEGKALEIR from the exons ATGGAACCAGATGGCTTTACCCCATCTTTTATGAAG GGCCTCCTGACGCGTGATAAGGGGATGGAGGTGGAAACCTTGGACAAGCTCCTGAAGAGCAAGAACATTCCAGATGGGCAGCAAGATTCTTTTAAGACAGGGTTTGCCGAGGGATTCCTAAAATCCCAGGCGCTGACACAGCGCAAACAAG attctctgaGGAGGACGAGGTTTATACTGCTGGTCCTGCTGCTGGTGGGACTCTACGGCCTCTCCAAGACCCCCTTCCTATCGG TGCGATTCCGAACCACATCAGGCCTGGACTCGGTGGACCCTGTCCAGATGAAGAACGTGACATTTGAGCACGTCAAGGGGGTAGAGGAGGCCAAGAACGAGCTGCAGGAGGTGGTGGAGTTCCTCCGGAGCCCAGAGAAGTTCACTGTCCTCGGAGGGAGACTGCCGAAAG ggatCTTGCTGGTTGGCCCCCCTGGCACTGGGAAGACTCTGTTGGCCAGAGCCGTAGCTGGAGAGGCCGACGTCCCCTTCTATTACGCCACCGGTTCGGAATTTGATGAGATGTTTGTGGGGGTTGGAGCCAGTCGCATCAGGAACCTCTTCA GGGAAGCTAAAGCCAACGCCCCATGCGTGATTTTCATTGACGAGTTGGATAGCGTCGGAGGGAAGAGAATCGAGTCTCCCATGCACCCTTACTCCAGACAGACCATCAACCAGCTACTGGCTGAGATGGACGG GTTCAAACCAAATGAAGGGGTCATCATCATCGGGGCGACAAACTTCCCTGAGGCTTTGGATAA CGCTCTGATTAGGCCGGGACGTTTTGACATGCAGGTCACTGTCTCCAAACCAGATGTGAAAGGACGCACAGAAATCCTCAACTGGTATTTAAGGAAGATCAAAGTAGACCCTG ACATTGAGGCTGGGATCATCGCCAGGGGCACAGTGGGCTTCTCTGGGGCCGACCTGGAGAACCTGGTGAACCAGGCAGCTCTGAAAGCGGCGGTGGATGGCAAAAACATGGTGACCCTCAAAGAGCTGGAGTTTGCCAAGGACAAGATCCTCATGG GCccagagaggaggagtgtggaaATTGACAAGAAGAACAAGGAGATCACAGCGTACCATGAGTCTGGCCACGCTATCGTGGCGTACTACACCAAGGACGCCATGCCCATCAATAAGGCCACCATCATGCCCAGAGGTCCTTCCCTGGGTCAT GTGTCTATGCTCCCGGAGGATGACCGCTGGAGCGAGACGCGTGCTCAGCTGCTGGCCCAGATGGATGTCAGCATGGGAGGCCGCGTGGCAGAGGAAATCATATTTGGCAATGAGTTCATTACCACTG GGGCATCAAGTGActttgatgctgccaccaaaatTGCAAGAATGATGGTGACCAGATTTGGAATGTGTGAGAGG CTGGGTGTCATGACCTATGCCGACCAAACGAAACAAAGCCCGGAGACACAGGCTGCCATCGAACATGAAGTCAGGATACTTTTAAAG